One genomic window of Metopolophium dirhodum isolate CAU chromosome 4, ASM1992520v1, whole genome shotgun sequence includes the following:
- the LOC132943528 gene encoding histidine-rich glycoprotein-like has product MNRLLIVLVIALFGYSLGAPGYGGRHEEHEEHGGHKVDHGGHKEVHGGHDFGEHKEEYGGHDFGGHKQEYGGHTQEYGGHTQEYGGHKEEHGGHDFGGHKEEHGGHDFGEHKEEYGGHDFGGHKQEYGGHKEEHGGHDFGGHKEEHGGHDFGVHKEEHGGHDFSGHKQEYGGHKQEFGGHKEEYGGHKEHGHGSDHHGQDFGHGSHHHGPEHHGPEHHGPEHHRPEHHGQDFGHGSDRHGEHGSYHQVHGVGFY; this is encoded by the coding sequence TTAATCGTATTGGTTATTGCATTGTTCGGCTACTCACTGGGTGCACCAGGATACGGTGGTAGACACGAAGAGCATGAAGAACATGGTGGACACAAAGTAGATCATGGTGGGCACAAAGAAGTACATGGTGGACACGACTTTGGTGAACACAAAGAAGAATATGGTGGACACGACTTCGGTGGACATAAACAAGAATATGGTGGACATACACAAGAATATGGTGGACATACACAAGAATATGGTGGACACAAAGAAGAACATGGTGGACATGACTTCGGTGGACACAAAGAAGAACATGGTGGACACGACTTTGGTGAACACAAAGAAGAATATGGTGGACACGACTTCGGTGGACATAAACAAGAATATGGTGGACACAAAGAAGAACATGGTGGACATGACTTCGGTGGACACAAAGAAGAACATGGTGGACACGACTTCGGTGTACACAAAGAAGAACATGGTGGACACGACTTCAGTGGACATAAACAAGAATATGGTGGACATAAACAAGAATTTGGTGGACACAAAGAAGAATATGGTGGACATAAAGAACATGGGCACGGCTCAGATCATCATGGTCAAGATTTCGGACATGGATCACATCATCACGGCCCAGAACATCATGGTCCAGAACATCACGGTCCAGAACATCATCGTCCTGAACATCATGGCCAAGATTTTGGGCACGGTTCAGATCGTCACGGTGAGCATGGTTCATACCATCAAGTACATGGTGTTGGTTTCTACTAA
- the LOC132943882 gene encoding uncharacterized protein LOC132943882 → MVLHKFENMFAVVIFVLICAHAVHPSTVISGHALTKRSDTDHAAAGAAVAGDTIAATGGIIAAGSLSAGPFAPIVAGVGGVTSAVGGLVSVISRAADQSCREFGCHKNYCWSYCSLGNQWCYTTKSYSQSFEYVSCTRDDECNGCWKCAGSCTL, encoded by the coding sequence atggtactccacaaatttgaaaatatgtttgctgttgttatatttgttttaatatgtgCACATGCTGTTCATCCTTCGACAGTGATATCCGGGCATGCCTTAACAAAGCGATCAGATACGGATCATGCAGCTGCAGGAGCTGCTGTAGCCGGAGATACAATAGCAGCTACCGGTGGTATTATAGCCGCAGGATCACTCTCGGCAGGTCCATTTGCACCAATAGTGGCAGGAGTTGGAGGTGTAACTTCTGCCGTTGGAGGTTTGGTATCAGTAATTTCGAGAGCAGCCGATCAGTCATGCCGTGAATTTGGTTGTCACAAAAACTACTGTTGGTCATATTGCAGCTTGGGAAATCAATGGTGCTATACAACCAAATCTTATTCTCAAAGTTTTGAATATGTTAGTTGTACAAGGGATGACGAATGCAATGGATGCTGGAAATGTGCTGGTTCGTGCACGTTGTGA